One window from the genome of [Clostridium] celerecrescens 18A encodes:
- a CDS encoding PTS fructose transporter subunit IIC — MAITKRSALTGQAENKNAGSSNKSVQQKPEFQEKKGIWDTLSRHVMTGISNMIPFLIMGGLILAFSQLIPYVILSVDPSIGILDAMNSGDYVGFNLFLLKFSELCANFGGTLFGFAIPMFAAFMANSIGGKLAFPAGFIGGLMATKPTAVVSLVDGTWTAASPVASTFLGALIIAIAAGYFVKFLNQKIKVSHNMLAFKSTFLIPMLAAVFVMLGMHLVVTPLGGMLNSLIKSGLSAAGKAGSYGYTIALSAATAIDLGGPINKAAGFVALGFTTDKVLPITARVVAIVVPSFGLGLATLIDRLVVKRHVFDKQFYPQGKTAMFLALMGISEGAIPFALEMPKVIIPSYMIGAICGSLSATIFGAVQWFPESAVWAWPLCQNIPAYIAGIVVGAVVTALLVIFIRNNMILKGRLTVDSND, encoded by the coding sequence ATGGCAATTACAAAGAGGAGTGCATTGACAGGGCAGGCAGAAAACAAAAATGCAGGCAGCTCCAATAAGTCTGTACAGCAGAAACCGGAGTTTCAGGAGAAAAAGGGGATTTGGGATACATTGTCACGTCACGTAATGACCGGTATCAGCAACATGATTCCATTCCTGATCATGGGCGGATTGATTCTTGCATTTTCACAGCTTATTCCATATGTAATCCTGAGCGTGGACCCGTCCATAGGTATTCTGGATGCCATGAACAGTGGAGATTATGTTGGATTTAACTTATTTCTTTTGAAATTTTCCGAATTATGTGCGAACTTTGGCGGAACGCTGTTCGGATTTGCGATTCCTATGTTTGCGGCTTTTATGGCGAATTCCATCGGCGGCAAGCTGGCATTTCCGGCCGGTTTTATCGGCGGCTTAATGGCCACAAAGCCAACTGCAGTTGTGAGCCTTGTGGATGGAACCTGGACGGCTGCCTCGCCCGTAGCTTCTACATTTTTAGGAGCGCTGATCATAGCCATTGCAGCCGGGTATTTTGTAAAGTTTTTGAACCAGAAGATTAAAGTGAGCCACAATATGCTGGCATTCAAATCCACATTCCTGATTCCCATGCTGGCGGCCGTGTTTGTCATGCTGGGCATGCATCTGGTGGTAACGCCTCTTGGGGGAATGTTGAATAGCCTGATCAAGTCGGGACTGTCGGCAGCCGGAAAGGCAGGGTCTTATGGGTATACCATTGCTCTGTCTGCTGCTACGGCCATTGATCTAGGCGGCCCTATCAACAAAGCAGCCGGGTTTGTTGCACTTGGATTTACAACCGATAAGGTACTGCCAATTACTGCCCGTGTAGTTGCCATAGTCGTTCCTTCCTTTGGATTGGGGCTAGCGACCTTGATTGATCGTCTGGTAGTAAAGCGCCATGTGTTTGATAAGCAGTTCTACCCTCAGGGGAAGACTGCCATGTTTCTGGCACTGATGGGAATCTCTGAGGGAGCCATTCCATTTGCACTGGAAATGCCTAAGGTAATCATTCCCTCTTACATGATCGGTGCTATATGCGGTTCCCTTTCTGCCACTATATTCGGTGCGGTGCAGTGGTTCCCGGAGTCCGCTGTATGGGCATGGCCTTTGTGCCAGAACATTCCGGCCTATATCGCGGGAATCGTGGTCGGAGCTGTAGTGACGGCTTTGCTGGTCATATTTATCCGCAACAATATGATACTAAAAGGCAGGCTGACGGTAGATTCCAACGACTGA
- a CDS encoding PTS fructose transporter subunit IIB: protein MAKKKLVALCACTMGLAHTFMAAQALEDAAKELGYDVKVETQGADGIQNELTPAEIAEADIIIHAVAIAPQNNERFDAYDIYEIGLQDAIKNAKGIIQEIESMEE, encoded by the coding sequence ATGGCAAAGAAAAAATTAGTAGCATTATGCGCATGTACCATGGGGCTGGCCCATACCTTTATGGCGGCTCAGGCCTTAGAGGATGCGGCAAAGGAACTGGGATACGACGTAAAGGTGGAGACCCAGGGGGCGGATGGAATTCAAAATGAGCTGACCCCGGCAGAAATCGCTGAGGCAGATATTATTATTCATGCCGTTGCCATCGCACCCCAGAACAATGAGCGCTTTGACGCCTATGATATTTACGAAATCGGCCTTCAGGATGCGATTAAGAATGCCAAGGGGATTATTCAGGAAATTGAAAGCATGGAAGAGTGA